The window AAGCTACATAGGATTTACTTGGCATTATTACATGAAGTAACCACTTTCTAAAGGTAATTGACATATCTGAACTCGTATAGAGTTCTGTGCATGTGGCATCTCTATCTAGGCTTTAAATTATGTATGCTTGCTGAGATACAGACTTTTCTCATATTGCAGGTTCGTTTTGCCACCTGCTGCTAGTAGTTGCTCTCTGGTTGTCTAGCTATCAAAATGTAGTGGCTCTGCCTCTGTTACCTAAACCTTGGCAAGCCCCTTCCATGTCTGAACTACCTAGCACACCTAACAGTGGAACTTTTCAGCCAATTGACATATCACCCGCTATGATCCCCCATTATCCTTTTCCTGGAGAACCTTTGCCACCAATGTACCCTTCCTTCCCAAAGACTTATGACCCTGTCTTGACTGGAAGATGCCCTGTAAATTTCTCAGTCATTTCGAGCATCACAGGAAAAACAGCATCTGATTGTACTCAATCTTTGTCTACAGTAGTAGGGAATGTAATATGCTGCCCGCAGTTTAATAGCTTACTCCACATATTCCAGGGATTTTACAGCAACCGTTCTGATACTTTAGTTTTACAAAATGCGGTGGCTGATGATTGTTTTAAAGATATCATCAGTATACTAGCCAGCAGAGGAGCAAACAGCTCCTTATCTAGCATGTGTTCTGTAAAGTCGTCCAATCTGACTGGCGGGTCTTGCCCCGTGAAGGACATCAGTACCTTTGAGAAAGCATTAAATACAAGCAAACTGTTAGATTCATGCATCACAGTTGATCCTCTGAAAGAGTGCTGCAGGCCTGTTTGCCAGCCTGCAATTTCTGAGGCTGCACTTCAGATATCTGGGATAAAAACGGCTCTCAGTGATAAGAAGAACATAGTTGGAGCACCTAGTGAAATTGACACTCTTAATGATTGTAAGGGAGTGGTCTATTCATGGATTGCTAGGAAACTAAGGTTTGAGGATGCCAATACTGCATTTCGGTTGTTGTCTTCCTGCAAAATTAACAAAGGTAAGGATTTTAGCACATAATAATGAACTTCTTATTGATTATTGAAGTGCTTATGTCTGGTTCAGTTTCATAGTGCACCTTTCTTCCAATCCTTACTCCTCTGCTCTTCATGCTACATATTTTCTGCATTCTCTGTTAAAACCTTCACTGTTCTCTTATTCGTGTTCTTTATGACATGGGTATTGGATTGAGGATATAGGTTCTAATGGCTGAGACCGCAATGGAGGTCAGAAAGGGATTTGAACTCAAGCTTGTGGTCTTTATCCAGAGTTTAAGAAACTATTCTTCTGGCTGTTATTTGCCAAGTCTAAGTTTTCTGCTTAATTTGAATGGTGAAGATGGTTATTTTTGAGTTAGCTTTCTCTGCTTTTAAGACAATTCTCAAATGTTGGCCCCATTATATATCTCATTTTGTGTTATGTTCGGCTCTGAATGTGCTTGAGTTCTTATACTACAAGAGTTTTAAGCCATATTTTGTATGTTATGATTCTAGGGTCCAACGTCAGTCTCATTATATGGAAGAGTATTAAGCTGTATTTTTCTATGTTAATTGATAGTCTCATGATGATCTGGGTAAGGTGCTTCTTTGAAAACCTGTGAAAAATTTTGGTGGGTCTTAAGAATTAACTTTATCAACTATATTGCGATACTTTTTTTGACTTCTTTGGTTTTGCTCTCATTGAAGTCTCCCTAGGTAGAGCAGATCATGGCATGAAAACCATGTTATGACCTATCAAAGCAGTTTAGGTAGAAGATTTTCCATAATTACATTGTAAAGGACATTGGGTGAGCCAATCCGTGCTTAGAGGTGAAAATGACTGACCTTGTCCCACTAAATGAATGGAAAGCTTAGGTGGCTCAAGTAAGACTACTAGATTCATATGTGAGAGTTGAAGGACTCAATTACTAAATTCAAGCAAGCCATGTGACTGATATTAGCAAGTCACTTCTACTGTGGCTTCTTATGGCTTCACGACATAGGGTTGTAAAAGCTCGTTGATTAGACATCTGATCCAGTAATAACCATTGGATTTATGCTGGTTTCTTTGCGGACCAAGTGTATAAGTGCTTATGTTCTTTTATAGTTTAAGAGTTGCCGTTGTTAGGAATCAATatctttctcaaaaatttaaGTCGTTGCTAGGATACCAGCAAGTACTTGTGTGATTATCTAACGCATTTGCGGATCTAAGTGTCATAGTTGTCATCACGCAAGTCTTAGGATTCGCGAATAAGGACAGGGGTAGAGTTATACGTTTAATAAGTATATTAGTATGTATTCCATTATTTATTTAGAATTGCCCAAAAATACCTCATTCAGCAATGTGATATAACTCAATTTCTATTAATTAAATTTAGTGGCCAACAATTATTGTGTAATTCTGTattgcttttttatttttaattaattaaataatcatgGTTTACTACTCAACTTTATtgaataatttagtaaaacaattgaatcaaaataagtctaaataactttttGTAAATACGTTATCATTTCATTCTTTATgtactatatatatgtgtgtgtctgtgtgtgtgtgttttaagGCTAAGACAAGCAGGCCCCTATCTTTGCAATTCGCTCATGATTTGAAATTTGGTAGTAGCCCAAAAAGCTTCTTTTTACCACTTCTCCTtggcttttcttttcttcttcttcttcctccaaatctgGGAAAACCAGAAAAGCAATTGGAGTAGCGACAACATCAAAAGCAATCGGAGTAGCGACAACATCACCTTCACTTCGTCACAAGATTCAGAACTCATGTCGCAGTGACGAGCAAACTAGTGATGCCTCCCTCgcatctttttccttcttttttccccTTTCCTCTCcttatatttttccttctttacaTTCTTCATCTTCCTGGTTGGAGTACCTTACTTTGCGTGACCAAAATCTATACAAATTCCCACTTATGCCGTGTTGTGTTTACACTGGTTGCTAGCTGACCTCAATTTGCACATCCTTCAATAGTTAGCATCTTCGATTCATAAGTTTGTTGTTTCCTCGCCCTCAAGGCTTTGGTTTAGCGATGAGAACACAATACATGATGTGTGGGTTAGGCACATGACATGATTTCAGACTCTTCAGTAAAGTCCAGTATTTTAGTGGAGATTGAGGACCTATTATTATGAGTTTGACATCGTGCTCCAGGTGGCCCTCAGAGATTTCTAGGTTACAAAATAATGTTAGTTTTGTTTCCTTGTTTATtctctatttttgtgttttaagcTTTAATAGCTGTGTTTGTTATTTCTCTATTCTAACTTTTAAGCTTTATTTGCTACTATTTggtccaacaacaacaacaacagacccaatatattcccacaagtgggttctggggagggtagtgtgtatgcagggCTTACTCCTACCTAGTGAAGGTAGAGAGACtattttcaatagaccctcggctcagaaaaggcgagaaagaagaagaggaagaagatgaagaagaagagaagaagaacaaaaaaaggaaagaaacggaagagagaagaaaaggagGAAGGAAAAAACAAGTAGTACCAAGTAGTAACAACATGGAAATATGATAACTGAGGCGAACTAAACAACATGACGTAATAAAGATCTAAGAATATGAAGGCACATGAGTGCTACCAATACTTGAGgagatacttgaaactatcttTCTTGGggataaaaaaaggaaagaaacggaagagagaagaaaaggagGAAGGAAAAAACAAGTAGTACCAAGTAGTAACAACATGGAAATATGATAACTGAGGCGAACTAAACAACATGACGTAATAAAGATCCAAGAATATGAAGGTACATGAGTGCTACCAATACTTGAGgagatacttgaaactatctttcttggggatgacttgagtaTCAAGCTTCACATCCACGTTCGCTTCATGAGTCCCGTCACTGAATCTGCACTTTAGGTCTTCTGTTTTGGTCCTGCTCAacctccaaacctccaacctcttTCTCCCATTCCTCTTGATCTCCAAGTCCATCAATAGGAGCCTATGCTGGGTCGTGAAGTACTCACTCTTGATGACCTTGCAATCAATGCATAGACTTGTATCACATATCCTGCACAGAAGGTAATCAATTTGAGTCCTGGCCACTATGCTTCGGAAGGTGACCAGGTGCTCCTCCCTTTTCGACAAAAACTCGAGTTagctatcaccaaatcaaaagCTCTAGCGAAATCCAACAATGAGATACCTCATTCGTTCCTATCCCCAAAGTCGAACCCGCCATGCACATCATCATAACCTCTAGCAGTAGCCCTAATATGACCATTGAAGTTCCCTCTAATGAATAGCTTCTCGGTGTGCAGGATACTACGCACCACCTCGTCCAAGTCTTGCCAAAATTGTCGACCTCCTAGTCCAAGCCTACTTGAGAAGCGTACGCACTAATCATGTTAACAATAAACCCTGCAACTATCAGCTTAATACTCATCAACCTATCGTTTACCCTCATAATCTTGACCACTAGCTCCCTGAGGTCTCCGCCAACTGAAATACCTCCCCTATTCTTGCCCCAGCGCCTCCTGGGTACCATAGGTTAAACCCGTCTACATTCTGTGCCTTATACGCACCATCTAGTCTCCTGGATACATGCTATGTTGATCTTCCTCATCTGAAAAATCTTACCTAACTTTATAGACCTCCCCGTCAATGTCCCTATGTTTCAGGACCCTACTCTCATCCTAGAGGCTCCCTTACCGATGTACTTTCAAGGTTTTGCGTCTCTCAAgcacaaagaagagagaaaaacaaaagcacCTCGCTACAGTTTTTCACAAAAATAGCGAAAGCGCTCTTCAAACTCATGTTATAATAATGTAAGATGAAAAGAAACCTCGCCTACACGTTCTTCAATTCTGCAAGATTGCAAGAAGCCTTGAATAAAggaagaaaagtgaaataaaaattaaatcaCGTTTTTGAAGTAAGAGCTTAGAAATATTAATCACCAATCTTTATTTTCAACATATTAAGCCCTTTAAATAGGCCTTATAATGAGTAAAATTGATAAGGTTAAGgaaaactaatcctaattaaattagAATAAAAATAAGGTTAAGAAAACCAATCATaactaaaataggaaaaataattcTTGTAGGAATGGATACCAACTAGCAATCCTAGTTTGACTAGAACTACAAATATAATTCTActaaaacaaaaatttaattaCTAGGAAACAAGAAATAATAAATCCTAACCTTTGAGGAAAAGAAATCCTAATCTTGGATTAATTCTTGGACTTCTTGAATTTCTTGGATTTTTAGCTTTTTTGATATTGCATCATTCTCCCCTGGTTGAAAAAGACTTGTCCTCGAGTCTAACTGCTTCTATATATGGCGCAAGATTTGCTATAATAAGAATGGGGACCCAACGCTCACCAGGTTTCAAGTTACACTTTGCTAGCTTATTATAAAACTTCTTCACGTTGTAAGAAAACTTAGCATGTGGCCGAACTAAATCCTACTTTCTAAGTTTAAACTTTCTACCATGCCTTCTCCAATCTTTCTGTATTGACTATCAAACTTCAATTGGCGATGTGAAGTTATTGGTGTTAGAACTTCATGAAACTTAGCCAACTCCATGCCTAGCTTTGAATTAAGTATGGAGATCAGCGCTCTTCTTGAGTATGCATCAATTGCATCGCTTGTACACCAATAGTCTCTTTGATGATAGCCATACATATTTATGATGTGAAGACATCTTGTTTCTCCAATGTATGGACTCAAATTCTCTATTATCCACTTCTTTATAGGTAATTTTTCCTCTTGTACTATAATATTTCTATGGACTTTGGAATTAACGCAATATGTTTTCTTGTTTGGAATGATAAAGTCAACAATCAAATCAATATTGTGTTGAGCATCTCTGAAAGCCGGAAAGTCAATTACACACATAGTTAATGGATCATCATAAAACTTTGGTGGTAACTCCTCAATTTGTGGATTCAATGCTTGGtccttgtttttttttatattggtcTTCATCAGTTTCGTCCTCTTCATTCCCATTCCCTTTATTATCTGAATATTTATCATATTAAGCATGGTGCCTTGGTACTCTTATGTCTTGGTCAGCTTCAATCTTTTCAACTTGCTCAATATAGCTTGCACTATGCGGTTGAATTGGTGGATATCGGAATGGTAGACGTGGTGGTATCATTGGTATGGTATGTGGTGATTGAAGCACCAAACCTTCAATCAATTCAGTCAGATGCTTTATTGATTCCGTCAAACTATTTAGCTGCAATTTAATTTCTTCATTGTCTCGTTCAAGGACTATAGttcttaatttttgaatttttaattgaAGATCCATTGAAGAGTATCACAAACTTGCTATTTTCTTGTTTGGTAACACGATGAATAAGACAACAAGGTAAGAATTCGGACTTGGAACTtgcgctctgataccaaattgatgtACTTTCAAGGTTTTGTACCTCAAgcacaaagaagagagaaaaacaaaagcacTCTGCTAAAGTTTATCAAAAAACTAGCGAAAGCGTTCTTTAAACTCATCTTAGAAGAATGTAAGATGGAAAGATACCTCACACCCTCACGTTCTTCAATCCCACTAGATTGCAAGAAGCGTTGAAGAAAGAATGAACAGTGAAATAAAAAGTAAATCACGTTTTTGAAGCAAAAGTTTAGAAATACTAATCACCAATctttattttcagcatattaaGCCCTTTAAGTAGGCCTTACAATGAGTAAAATTGATAAGGTTAAGgaaaactaatcctaattaaacTAAGGTTAAGAAAACCTATCCTaactaaaataggaaaaagaattcTAGTAGAAATGAGATACCAACTAATAATCCTAGTTTGACTAGACCTATAAATATAATCCttattaaaacaaaaattaaattaataggaaacaagaaataaaaaatcccaatctttaaggaaaagaaatcctaatCTTGGATGAATtcttaaatttttaactttcttgATCTTGCATCACTTACCCCGTTCCCACCTTGCTCCCCAACTCCCGTCCCACTCGAGGACATGACCTTACTCCCTCAGTGGGTATTAAGTAATCACTAGCACTAAACTAGCAAAGAGCGAAAACAAATAGATATAAGCTAAGAATTCGAGAGCTTAAAAACTAGGCGCTACTACGAGTATAGTAAATCTACCTCGTTTCCAATCTACCACTATGCAAGTAGGTAGTTAAAAAATAAAGGCCAAATACATGTGCAGGCCCTTAAACTTGTCCATTTATTTCATTTAGACACTTAAACTTGGGATAGTACCTATTGAACACTTGTACTTGAGCTAATCTGTATCTATTGAGCACATTTTTTTGACTTGGCAAAGCATGCATTCTTCACTCTCTTTGAGCGCGTTTGGTGTCTCAAAAATGGGTGGTCCATTCCCTTTtacttttttctccttttcttttccacAGAATTCATTGGTGCTCTCTCTCCTCCTCAAAAAGGGCGTTCCAATGCCCTCTGGTTTTCCACAAAATTCATGGTTTCCACTTTTTAGTCCTCAGTGTTCTTCATTTTTAAACCCGTGTTAAATTCAAACACATTGGTGCCTAAACAATCAAAACCCATTTTTTAGAATCATTGTTCTTGCAAGATCAAAATTACTAATAAACTACCTCAACTGAAGAGCCTCGTTTAAGTATAAACAATATCACAACTTTCATATATTCTGCCATTAAAATCCAAAGACATCTAGCAAAACAGAGAACCAAACAAATCTTGCATAATATTCCTCCTTGCTTAGCCACAAGCTCAAAAAAGAGAAGCTTTTTGAGAGATACAGAAATGTCGTAATCAGTAAGCAGCTTTTTTATATCAATTCAATTATTCAATTGCCTTCTTGTTTGATGATCTTTGCCTTCGAATGAAGCAAACGTCCTCTAGATGACCTATAGATGGAAGACTCTGACGAAATCAGCATGTATTCGGTATTTTGGGGTTCGGTGACCATTGGTCCGACGAAGAAGACAATGGAGGGGAAgaagtatttattttattttattatacttaTTGCCATGTGTCATTTTATCATTTGTTTTTGCCAAGTCAACTGTGCGTGAGAATCACGCGCTCATATATTATAGCGGGTTGCCAAAAATGTGCTCAATAGATACAAATTAGCTCAAGTATAAGTGTTCAATAGGTACTATCCCAAGTTTAAGTGTCTAAATGAAATAAATGGACAAGTTTAAGGGCCCGCACATGTATTtggccaaaaataaaaaaagacgATAACTTAAAACTTATGGACTCTAGTTGCAATTATAGAAAGGCAAGGAAGTGTTGTCTGCCTAGAACAATAAATCCAACTACAGGTAGCCGACGAGGCAACCAAAAATAAAGGttgtgcaacaacaacaacccagtaaaatcccacaagtggtgtttgggggtagtgtgtacgcaaaccttacccctaccccgggggagtagagaggctgtttctaatagatcctcggctcaagaagacaaaaagaggcaatatattagtactatcaacaaaaaacatagaaataataacagcatcataagaaccagaaaatagatgaaaaacaataacaataaccagtaaATAAGGCCAGACACAATGAAAAACGGAGAATAGTGTGAACACAACATTaaccactagcagtctaagacaACCTTTTCAGACTAGCCTTACACCTGTACAAAGTAGAAAAAatgctcaactacctcctaacctacaaccctaatgctcgacctccagaCCTTCCTATCTAGGGCTATGTCCTCGAAAATTTGAAGCCAtaccatgtcctgtctgatcacttcttcccaatacttcttagaccaccctctacctcttcttgtACCCGCCAAAACCAATGGCTCACACCTCCTTATCGGGCCATCTGGGCTTTTCCTCCGTACGTTCAcgaaccatctgagccttgcTTCCCCCATCTTGTCATCCATAGGAGCCACACTCACCTTCTCCTggatatcttcattcctaatcttattaatcctagtgtgcccgcacatccacctcagcatcctcatttctgctactttcatcttctaaatatgtgagttcttaactggccaacactcagccccatacaacacgACCGGTCTAACCACCGATCTATAAAACTTAGCTTTGAGTGACGGAGGCACTTTTTTGTCACACATGACTTCATATGCTaatctccatttcatccacccacccctaacggtgtgtgacatcctcgatCTCCCCATCCCCtggataactgacccaaggtacttgaaactgcctcTCTTGGGGATGATATGTGATTCAAGCCTTACTTCCACGCCCGCTTCCCTCGGCTCCGCCGAACTCCAGGTATTCCATCTTAGTCTTGCTCAACtagaaacccttagactcaagggcctgtgtccaaacctccagcctcttgTTAATGCGGCCTCGCGTCTCATtaattagaactatgtcatcggcgaataacaTACATCATGTCACCTCCCTTTGAATGTGGCGTGTCAGTGCGTCcatcaccaaggccaaaaataaAGGCGGTATTAAACACAATCAAAGTTTGCCGGCGAGGCAACAGGGAGGAACAGAATCACGGTTATGCACGCAAATATGAATGAGCGAAACAGGTAACAATTGCTCAAGAAAGATAGGGCCTAAAATCAAGTATACAAAACAAGCAAGTTATGTCTACCTAAGCAATTACTCCAACGACAGGTTGTCGCCGAGGCAACCAAAACTAACTGATGTAAACACACTCAACAATTGTCGGCAAGGCAACCGGAAAAAATGCCCGCAACTATGATTCAAGAAAGATGGAACCTGGATTATAGTCGGAGATCTCCCAATGCACTGCTATTGCTGCCTGCCAAACATCATCTCGCCGGTGCTCGAGCCTGGTTAAAGTCGTCTCCACTGCGCTGACCAAGATAAAATACAAGTGCACGTATCCAACAAaaataaaaggagaggaaaaaaagGGGTCTAGGATTTTCCTGGTTGCAGCAGTTGCTGCGCAAAAAGGGGAGAGGGAGAAACAGCAAGGAGATTGCCGGCGGTCTTGGGTATCGGGGCAAAAGGAAGGGTCGAGCGGGTGAAAGAGAAGACGCGAGGAGGTGAAACAGAAGctggaaagaaagaaaaggggagAGAAGAGAGGGGTCTGCTACCCACCACACCTACGCCGGCGACTGGTACTGGGAAAGAAAATGGGAAGGGGCGGAAAGGGAGGAAAATAGAGAGAAGGGAAGAGAAAGAGCGTGGAGagacaaagaaaagagaaaacgaGAAGAAGAAAGGGAGGGGGGACCTTACCTGTGCATGCGCTGATGAGAGGGGTTGACGCCGAAAATCGACcggcgtgtgtgtgtgtgtgagagagagagagagagatttttttttttggtgataAAAAAAAAGTTCAAAGTTGCTACTATTTGGTCCAATTATGCTAAATTCACTGAAATTCCGGTTAGCTTGTTAGAATTGAGGCGCCAAATTCATATGAAAAGATGCAGCTTTGTTAATGTATTAAAGTTGTATGTAGTCCTTGAAGGGGAATTATCCTTGAGATAGAAATATGCAGCCGTCAACTTGTATGATATTTTCATCTCTTCCCTAAATTAAGTGAGGAGGATAAACTCAGTAATTTGCTCCTCTATTATGCCCAAGTAATTTTTTTGATcaactttctttttttctttttggcagaGTACTAACCTTTTAACGTATGTTTTCCAAGCCTTAGAGGCTTCTTTCTAAGCTGTTGTCTTTTGGATGTAGCTTGTCCCCTGGAATTCAAGCAGCCATCTGAAGTGATCAATGCATGCAGAAATTTAGCTGCTCCAAGTCCTTCATGTTGTAGCTCGTTAAATGCTTACATCACAGGGATACAGAAGCAAATGTTGATCACAAATCGGCAAGCAATTTTGTGTGCTGCTGTATTTGGTTCTATGTTGCAGAAGGCTGGAGTTATGACAAACGTTTATGAGCTTTGTGATGTTGACTTGAAAGATTTTAGTCTCCAAGGTGATTATTCATTTTGTGATTTTGTCCATGTATTTATGTCTCTTGTTTCTTCGAGCTGACATTTGTGTTCTTTTCACCTGGCTTCTGTTTGCTGTGGAGCAGCGTATGGGCAAGAAGGTACAGATTCTCTTTTAGAGTCCGAGTTTGGAAGTTGATTCGTAATGTGTAATTAGAGAATACTGAGCTATAGTTTGAATTGTAACTATAATGTGTTATTAAGAAGTATTGGGTGGGTATTaccaatcaaaaataaaataaaattggctGGGTGTTCATCAAGCTTAAAAACTGTGTAAGAAACTTATGCACTAACATGGATATTGATATAAGTTGTGGAGACCCCATGAACATCTGATCCGACTCTGGGTCTGGATATCAGTGCATATCTCCAAATGGAAGATTTGCAATTTTAGGTTGAGAAATAGTATTGAAAATATCTTATGAAATTTTGTGTCTTGTACAGCTTAATGATACCCCCTCTTTGTGCTCTAGTGCTGTTTTTTGTCTGATATGAGAAAAGACACTCAGTTGCCGTGCATTCCTGATAGATTCTATGAAATGTTCTCGCTGTCCACATCTTCTGTtggagtggggggggggggggttaggtTTGGGCTGAGACACTCTTTCCTAACAGTGTGGATCTAACACTCAGTTGATGCGCATTCCCCATAATTTCTGTGAAATGTTCTCTATCCACATCTCTGTTGGAGTGGCGTGGGGGTGGAGAGTAGATTGAATCATCCTAACAGAGCGGATCTACTCTAATCAGATTAACAATTTCTTTAAGAGGCTTATTCGTGATATCAGAATGTCGTTTTCGATGTCCGGAGTTTAGCCATAAAATCAACAGAGCCATTTCCTTATCTATAAGTATCTCTAGTTATGTACATGCCCCTTAGCATAAGAAGTTAGGATCGCACACTATTTGCACATATTCGGTCATGAGAACTTAAAGGTTCTGATTTAGGTTCTTGGGATCTGGAAATTATGTATGTATCTGCTGTTAATGAGAAACAACTTAAAGTTTATAACTCTCTTTGGCTTTAGATTTATATGGAACTGCATGTTACTGTACTGGCATTTTGTTGATGGAAACAGTTTGTGTTTCCAAAGCACAATGCTTATATATTCTTGGTCTAGTTTATACTGATGAAGTTGTTCAAATTAATGAAGCAGGGTGCTTGCTTCGAAGCTTGCCAGCAGATCTGGTGTATGACAATTCAACAGGCTTCAGCTTTACTTGTGACTTAAATGACAATATTGCTGCTCCATGGCCTTCATCATCGTCGGTGACATCCTTGTCTCTTTGTGCTCCTGGTAACTGACTGAAAATTGGCCATCTTTTTTTGCTGATTCCACAAAAGTCAGGAGAATAAAATGAGGCTTGTTTTTACAGAATACTCTATAGCTAGTGTCTCTGGCTAAATACCGTCTTTTACTGAATCACTTGAATTTGCAGAAATGTCTTTGCCAGCTTTACCAACATCACAGACATTGGGCATTTCTGGTGAGGATCTTTCAGTTCCTAGCTTGTTCTTTATGCTCTTCGTTGGAAAATGAGTTAATGTTAGCCATTGGATAGTCTTGTATCCTTATCACGAGGGAGGGAGGGGTTGCAGATGGTGTTTAGCTATGCCATAATGTTATGAGGTCTCAAGGTCGATTAACGGAGTTTACCTCTTTGTAGGAACCAATTTCTTTATTTTGAGCTGAAAATATGATACATGTGTTGTTGCCATGATTGCAGGTTGTCACCTGGGTAGAGTGCATTTCTTTGTGCCCACTCTTCTGTTTTTTGTTTCAGCATTATTGTACTGAATAGAGCCCATAGATAGACAGACACTGGTGGCCAGATCCGATGTATATTTTTGAGTATCCTCATGtatagctgctgtattttgctTACTTATTCGTGCTTTTGCGATAGAGATTGTCTGAAAAATTGCATGCAATGTGCAATTTATTCTTCTGCTCTTGCAATCTTTGGAAAGATGTTCAAAACTCCACTTAATTGAGCAAGGTCAAACGGAAAAATTCAATCTTATTCTATTATCTCCGcgtgaaaataaagaaaaacatcaTTGTGCAACTGCAAATAAACTATGACGCCTAGCGTGGAATGTATTTGTAGTTGAACGAGCGATGTCAAGAACATGCTACAAGGAGAAAGGATGAGGTGGAGAGAGGAAAGTATGGCAACGTGTACTACTTGATAGCTGACATGTGGTAAGTATTGCTAAGTCACCATCCTGCAAAGCAAAGTGGAAGGTCAGGAAGAAGGCTCCGAGTTGTCTATACTAAGGACAAGTAGGGACTTTCCACAagttcattttgagtttccagaGAGGTGATCGAGTGTTCGAAAAAATATTTACTACAAGTGTCTTGATAGCGGTCATTAGGTTTCAAAATATCTGGGATTCGATATTAATTTAGTGGTTAAAAGAGTCATCATTAAATCGTTAGTTACAAATCCTTCAGACGTAATGATCGACCAAAATTAATGTTCGTAACAGCTGCGTGATTCACAGAAATGGCTACTTAGATCAGACACTATAAATACTACTAGTATTTAGCCACTTTGCAGGGCATTCGAACATGTGCTTCCTAGGCAAGCTAACATTAGCTAAATGATTAAAGCAgtataataatttaaaaacataataagaAGAAATAAAGAGCAAAATCTCGTAAAATGCATAATAAATCCATAACTATCGCTGTCTAAGACTATTCCG is drawn from Nicotiana tabacum cultivar K326 chromosome 22, ASM71507v2, whole genome shotgun sequence and contains these coding sequences:
- the LOC107760681 gene encoding putative GPI-anchored protein At1g61900 isoform X9, whose amino-acid sequence is MSELPSTPNSGTFQPIDISPAMIPHYPFPGEPLPPMYPSFPKTYDPVLTGRCPVNFSVISSITGKTASDCTQSLSTVVGNVICCPQFNSLLHIFQGFYSNRSDTLVLQNAVADDCFKDIISILASRGANSSLSSMCSVKSSNLTGGSCPVKDISTFEKALNTSKLLDSCITVDPLKECCRPVCQPAISEAALQISGIKTALSDKKNIVGAPSEIDTLNDCKGVVYSWIARKLRFEDANTAFRLLSSCKINKACPLEFKQPSEVINACRNLAAPSPSCCSSLNAYITGIQKQMLITNRQAILCAAVFGSMLQKAGVMTNVYELCDVDLKDFSLQAYGQEAGCLLRSLPADLVYDNSTGFSFTCDLNDNIAAPWPSSSSVTSLSLCAPEMSLPALPTSQTLGISGCHLGRVHFFVPTLLFFVSALLY
- the LOC107760681 gene encoding putative GPI-anchored protein At1g61900 isoform X11 — protein: MSELPSTPNSGTFQPIDISPAMIPHYPFPGEPLPPMYPSFPKTYDPVLTGRCPVNFSVISSITGKTASDCTQSLSTVVGNVICCPQFNSLLHIFQGFYSNRSDTLVLQNAVADDCFKDIISILASRGANSSLSSMCSVKSSNLTGGSCPVKDISTFEKALNTSKLLDSCITVDPLKECCRPVCQPAISEAALQISGIKTALSDKKNIVGAPSEIDTLNDCKGVVYSWIARKLRFEDANTAFRLLSSCKINKACPLEFKQPSEVINACRNLAAPSPSCCSSLNAYITGIQKQMLITNRQAILCAAVFGSMLQKAGVMTNVYELCDVDLKDFSLQGCLLRSLPADLVYDNSTGFSFTCDLNDNIAAPWPSSSSVTSLSLCAPEMSLPALPTSQTLGISGCHLGRVHFFVPTLLFFVSALLY
- the LOC107760681 gene encoding putative GPI-anchored protein At1g61900 isoform X10; translation: MSELPSTPNSGTFQPIDISPAMIPHYPFPGEPLPPMYPSFPKTYDPVLTGRCPVNFSVISSITGKTASDCTQSLSTVVGNVICCPQFNSLLHIFQGFYSNRSDTLVLQNAVADDCFKDIISILASRGANSSLSSMCSVKSSNLTGGSCPVKDISTFEKALNTSKLLDSCITVDPLKECCRPVCQPAISEAALQISGIKTALSDKKNIVGAPSEIDTLNDCKGVVYSWIARKLRFEDANTAFRLLSSCKINKACPLEFKQPSEVINACRNLAAPSPSCCSSLNAYITGIQKQMLITNRQAILCAAVFGSMLQKAGVMTNVYELCDVDLKDFSLQAYGQEGCLLRSLPADLVYDNSTGFSFTCDLNDNIAAPWPSSSSVTSLSLCAPEMSLPALPTSQTLGISGCHLGRVHFFVPTLLFFVSALLY